ACATCAAGGTGGAACAGAAACTTGTCAACGTGGTGGGGCCGTTCCAAAACCAACCTCGTCAGGAAGGCTACGGTTCGGGTGCAATCGTTCGATCTGATGGTTATATCCTGACCAACCACCATGTTGTCGGTGAGGCTGACAAGATCAGTGTCCAACTCTATGATGGCCAGGAACTCAAGGCGCGCTTGATTGGTACTGATCCAGCCACCGATATTTCTGTGATCAAGATCGAAGGGAAGGACATGCCTGTCCTACCGATGGGAGACTCCGATAACATCCTGGTTGGGGAATCTGTAATTGTCATCGGTAACCCCTTCGGTCTGTCACACACCGTTACCTTCGGTATTGTCAGCGCCAAGGGTCGAACTGGAATGGGGATTGCCGAATACGAAGACTTCATCCAGACAGATGCTGCAATCAACCCGGGGAACAGCGGAGGGCCACTCGTTGACCTCGAAGGCAAGATCGTAGGCGTCAATACGGCCATTTTCAGCCGTTCTGGGGGTTATCAGGGAATTGGCTTTGCCGTACCGATCAATATGGCTCGTCGAGTCATGAACGAACTGATCGAAACCGGCCAGGTTTCCCGTGGCTGGTTAGGCGTTGGCATTCAGAATATGACACCAGAATTGGCCAAGGCCTTTGGACTAGATAAATCCAAGGGTTCACTGGTAACCGGTGTGATGCCTGGAACTCCAGCTGAGAAAGCCGGTTTGCAAAAAGGTGATGTAATCTTACGTCTGAATGGTGAATCGATTGAGAACAGCAGTGCGCTTCGAAATGCTGTAGCGGACGCCCGAGCGGATGCTACCGTTGAGTTAGAGTTGGTACGAAACAAAGTAGTTATGATGCTAAGTGTCCAACTCGATGAACGACCGCGACAGGTTGGAGAGGCAGGCACCAATTCTGATAACAGGAATTCTACTCCTGAACTAGGATTTGCAGTTCAGGAATTAACACCAGAGACCGCTCAGCGTCTGGGTTATCAGAAAGCAGAGAGTGGAGTTGTAATCACTACGGTCAAGCCGGAATCTCCAGCATTTAATAAGGGCCTACGGGCAGGAATGATGATTGTGGAAATGA
The SAR324 cluster bacterium DNA segment above includes these coding regions:
- a CDS encoding Do family serine endopeptidase, encoding MQNNSLVHKKLGFQSYPLKLFALLGGLLILLVTTVPAWSESKPFMDPLIEASKARAELVQSVQKSVVHIKVEQKLVNVVGPFQNQPRQEGYGSGAIVRSDGYILTNHHVVGEADKISVQLYDGQELKARLIGTDPATDISVIKIEGKDMPVLPMGDSDNILVGESVIVIGNPFGLSHTVTFGIVSAKGRTGMGIAEYEDFIQTDAAINPGNSGGPLVDLEGKIVGVNTAIFSRSGGYQGIGFAVPINMARRVMNELIETGQVSRGWLGVGIQNMTPELAKAFGLDKSKGSLVTGVMPGTPAEKAGLQKGDVILRLNGESIENSSALRNAVADARADATVELELVRNKVVMMLSVQLDERPRQVGEAGTNSDNRNSTPELGFAVQELTPETAQRLGYQKAESGVVITTVKPESPAFNKGLRAGMMIVEMNRKSISSMADFQREVQASSKEEGLLLLVKTLQGSQYLFLQAD